Proteins from one Caulobacter sp. 73W genomic window:
- a CDS encoding DUF2793 domain-containing protein, producing the protein MSDDATPRLGLPYLAAGQAQKHVTLNEALSRLDGLVQPAVASRATAAQPASPVDGALYILPAGAAGADWSGRAAGTLMRFEAVAWEALAVQPGFLAWIADEQVLAVWTAAGWTALSSTFRNLTAALSPRGAATRFEIREQELTLAGASVVSTVVIPARAIALGVSTRTTQAVTGASSYSCGVAGEAGKFGALLSIALGGANIGVVGPTAFYADTPVVLTATGGAFTGGKVRLSIHLMTFEGAAS; encoded by the coding sequence TTGTCCGACGACGCGACGCCCCGCCTGGGGCTGCCCTACCTGGCGGCCGGCCAGGCCCAGAAGCATGTCACCCTCAACGAGGCCCTGAGCCGCCTGGACGGGCTGGTGCAGCCGGCTGTCGCCAGCCGCGCGACGGCGGCTCAGCCGGCGAGCCCGGTCGACGGGGCGCTGTACATCCTGCCCGCCGGCGCCGCGGGCGCGGACTGGTCCGGCCGTGCCGCGGGAACCCTGATGCGGTTCGAGGCGGTGGCGTGGGAGGCGCTGGCGGTCCAGCCCGGCTTCCTGGCCTGGATCGCCGACGAGCAGGTGCTGGCGGTATGGACGGCGGCCGGCTGGACGGCGCTGTCCTCCACCTTCCGCAACCTGACCGCCGCCCTGTCGCCCAGGGGGGCGGCGACGCGGTTCGAGATCCGCGAGCAGGAACTGACCCTGGCGGGCGCCAGCGTGGTCAGCACGGTGGTGATCCCGGCGCGGGCCATCGCGCTGGGCGTCTCGACCCGCACCACCCAGGCGGTGACGGGGGCGAGCAGCTACAGCTGCGGCGTGGCGGGGGAGGCGGGCAAGTTCGGCGCGCTGCTGAGCATCGCCCTGGGCGGCGCCAACATCGGGGTCGTTGGTCCCACGGCGTTCTATGCCGACACGCCGGTGGTGCTGACGGCGACGGGCGGGGCCTTCACCGGCGGCAAGGTGCGGCTGTCGATCCACCTGATGACGTTTGAGGGGGCCGCGTCGTGA
- a CDS encoding NAD(P)H-dependent flavin oxidoreductase: MALPPILRDRLRLPIICSPMFIVSGPELVLAQCKAGVVGSFPSLNARPISQLDEWLHQITEELAAYDKANPDAPSAPFAVNQIVHKSNSRLEEDVELCVKHKVPVIITSLGAREDLNHAIHSYGGITLHDVINNRFAHKAIEKGADGLIPVATGAGGHAGTLSPFALIQEIREWFDGPIALSGAIAHGRSILAAQAMGADLGYVGSAFIATKEANAVEGYKQMIVESSADDILYSNLFTGVHGNYLAPSVVAAGLDPANLPVSDPSAMNFGSGGNSAKKAWKDIWGAGQGIGSVKDVPSAGEFIARLSAEYEAAKADLAAKTALTGGRSLTLAAE; the protein is encoded by the coding sequence ATGGCCCTGCCGCCCATCCTGCGTGACCGCCTGCGCCTGCCGATCATCTGCTCGCCGATGTTCATCGTCTCCGGGCCGGAGCTGGTGCTGGCCCAGTGCAAGGCGGGGGTGGTGGGTTCGTTCCCCTCTCTCAACGCGCGGCCGATCTCGCAGCTGGACGAATGGCTGCACCAGATCACCGAGGAACTGGCGGCCTATGACAAGGCCAATCCCGACGCGCCGAGCGCGCCGTTCGCGGTGAACCAGATCGTCCACAAGTCCAACTCCCGCCTGGAGGAGGATGTGGAGCTGTGCGTGAAGCACAAGGTTCCGGTGATCATCACCTCGCTGGGCGCGCGCGAGGACCTGAACCACGCCATCCACTCCTACGGCGGCATCACCCTGCACGACGTGATCAACAACCGCTTCGCCCACAAGGCGATCGAGAAGGGGGCCGACGGCCTGATCCCGGTGGCCACAGGCGCGGGCGGCCATGCCGGCACCCTGTCGCCCTTCGCCCTGATCCAGGAGATCCGTGAGTGGTTCGACGGGCCGATCGCCCTGTCGGGCGCCATCGCCCACGGTCGCTCGATCCTGGCGGCCCAGGCCATGGGCGCGGACCTTGGCTATGTCGGCTCGGCCTTCATCGCCACGAAGGAGGCCAATGCGGTCGAGGGCTACAAGCAGATGATCGTCGAGAGCAGCGCCGACGACATCCTTTACTCCAACCTGTTCACCGGGGTTCACGGCAACTACCTGGCGCCGTCGGTCGTCGCGGCGGGCCTGGACCCGGCCAACCTGCCGGTCAGCGACCCGTCGGCCATGAACTTCGGCTCGGGCGGCAACTCGGCCAAGAAGGCGTGGAAGGACATCTGGGGCGCGGGCCAGGGCATCGGCTCGGTCAAGGACGTCCCCTCGGCCGGCGAGTTCATCGCCCGCCTGTCCGCCGAGTACGAGGCGGCCAAGGCCGATCTGGCCGCCAAGACCGCCCTGACCGGCGGGCGCAGTCTGACGCTCGCCGCAGAGTAG
- a CDS encoding lysozyme: protein MSALPREIPDAAAELVMAWEGRRLEAYRDSGGVWTIGFGHTAPGFGKGFKISLVIALAWLLEDLQIAAERLEKRIGREVVDRLTDNQYAALLSFVFNLGAGADWTIWKLLREGRFDEVPNQMARFVHAGGVKLKGLVNRRAAEIQLWRSGPT, encoded by the coding sequence GTGAGCGCGCTTCCCAGAGAAATCCCCGATGCGGCGGCCGAACTCGTCATGGCCTGGGAAGGTCGGCGGCTTGAGGCCTATCGCGACTCTGGCGGTGTCTGGACCATCGGCTTTGGGCACACCGCCCCGGGCTTCGGCAAGGGTTTCAAGATCAGCCTTGTGATCGCCCTCGCCTGGCTGTTGGAAGATCTTCAGATCGCCGCCGAGCGCCTTGAAAAACGCATCGGACGTGAAGTCGTGGATCGTCTCACCGACAACCAGTACGCGGCCCTCTTGTCCTTCGTCTTCAATCTCGGGGCGGGCGCCGACTGGACCATCTGGAAGCTGCTGCGCGAGGGAAGGTTCGACGAGGTCCCCAACCAGATGGCGCGTTTCGTCCATGCCGGAGGCGTGAAGCTGAAAGGCCTGGTCAATCGGCGGGCGGCCGAGATCCAGCTTTGGCGTTCCGGGCCGACGTAA